The following proteins come from a genomic window of Pseudomonadota bacterium:
- a CDS encoding protease inhibitor I42 family protein, whose amino-acid sequence MEKIILVIFFLCLSLSPAIAQEQDIGSQKSITKTLEARVGEEFTLVLESNRTTGYSWQLTEPFD is encoded by the coding sequence ATGGAAAAAATAATTTTGGTTATTTTTTTTCTCTGCTTAAGCCTCTCACCTGCCATTGCCCAGGAACAGGATATTGGCTCACAAAAATCAATAACAAAAACCCTTGAGGCAAGGGTGGGTGAGGAATTTACACTTGTCCTTGAATCGAACCGGACAACCGGCTATAGTTGGCAGCTCACCGAACCTTTTGATG